From Acidimicrobiales bacterium, one genomic window encodes:
- a CDS encoding ABC transporter substrate-binding protein, producing the protein MTAHPRRLLSALLVVLAMLAAACGDDTGETTEAVDDPTTTSTAAPDDGDPPATSTAPLDGVEPFDSYRGVTADTITIGVTSTDLDELRDLGLVDINNGDVPLIWDTLIADINARGGVAGRQLEIVYREYNPVFTASADDACIELTQDNEVFLVMGGIGGPAIDSVLCFVEQNATMMIGGTHTPAHFPRAEAPWVSILMSAERRHQGTLALYQELGLLDGKVATYDDSSEHESVTVDVVLPALADLGVDVVESFTSTIPQGDEVALADQAEIYAEVIKDEGIDTLIIVQSQLAFGIAHMREAGFEGNIVAIDTGEQVLTIGGFDERDPALYDGTYAPMGPSRDEAWELPASQACYDILRDAEGIDVKHPDEVPDGEPNWAGGMGAPCAYLTIFEAAANYAGGDLNPDTFLAGIDAIGSIDLANITFASLGPDKYDANDALRIGQFDSTVGENGSLVPVTDVIDIS; encoded by the coding sequence ATGACTGCACACCCGCGTCGACTGCTGTCGGCACTTCTCGTCGTTCTCGCGATGCTCGCCGCCGCGTGCGGTGACGACACGGGAGAGACGACGGAGGCCGTCGACGATCCGACCACCACGAGCACTGCCGCGCCCGACGACGGTGATCCACCCGCCACATCCACGGCGCCTCTCGACGGCGTGGAACCCTTCGACTCGTACCGGGGCGTCACCGCCGACACGATCACCATCGGGGTGACATCGACGGACCTGGACGAACTTCGCGACCTCGGCCTCGTCGACATCAACAACGGCGATGTGCCGCTGATCTGGGACACGCTCATCGCCGACATCAACGCACGCGGGGGCGTCGCCGGTCGGCAACTCGAGATCGTCTATCGCGAGTACAACCCGGTGTTCACGGCATCGGCGGACGACGCCTGCATCGAGCTCACCCAGGACAACGAGGTCTTCCTCGTGATGGGTGGGATCGGCGGTCCCGCCATCGACAGCGTGCTCTGCTTCGTCGAGCAGAACGCCACGATGATGATCGGCGGGACACACACGCCGGCCCACTTCCCGCGAGCGGAGGCGCCGTGGGTCTCCATCTTGATGAGCGCCGAGCGCCGCCACCAGGGAACGCTGGCGCTCTATCAGGAGCTGGGCCTGCTCGACGGGAAGGTCGCCACCTACGACGATTCGAGCGAACACGAGTCGGTCACCGTGGATGTCGTCCTCCCCGCACTCGCCGACCTCGGTGTCGATGTCGTCGAGTCGTTCACGAGCACCATTCCCCAAGGCGACGAGGTCGCTCTGGCCGATCAGGCCGAGATCTACGCCGAGGTCATCAAGGACGAGGGCATCGACACATTGATCATCGTGCAATCGCAGTTGGCCTTCGGGATCGCCCACATGCGCGAGGCCGGGTTCGAGGGCAACATCGTCGCCATCGACACCGGGGAACAGGTCCTGACGATCGGCGGGTTCGACGAGCGTGATCCGGCCCTCTACGACGGGACGTACGCGCCGATGGGGCCCTCACGCGACGAAGCCTGGGAGCTCCCCGCGTCGCAAGCGTGCTACGACATCCTCCGCGACGCCGAGGGCATCGACGTGAAGCATCCCGACGAGGTGCCCGACGGCGAGCCGAACTGGGCCGGCGGCATGGGCGCACCGTGCGCATATCTCACGATCTTCGAGGCCGCAGCCAACTACGCAGGCGGTGATCTCAACCCGGACACGTTCCTCGCCGGCATCGACGCGATCGGTTCGATCGATCTGGCCAACATCACGTTCGCGAGCCTCGGCCCCGACAAGTACGACGCCAACGATGCGCTGAGGATCGGACAGTTCGACTCCACGGTCGGCGAGAACGGCAGCCTCGTTCCGGTCACCGACGTGATCGACATCAGCTGA
- a CDS encoding ATP-binding cassette domain-containing protein: MVVGMVGIVADVPVWDWLWAWWVDRSSWQLMFNGVVTGLVYGLIAMGVVLIYRSTRVINLAVGNMGLPAMGLMAIMVVNYNFPYWIALVVALAVGTVGGGLLELAVVRRLFDAPRVIVLVATIGIAQLMQAILFALPAATPESGEGFPVPLGSQWEPLWGVEVEGADLTILVMVPVLAVGLSVFLNRTVFGQTVQASATNPDLARLQGINPRTVSLFVWTVAGFLAAAAMIMLAGRRGEATGIQNLGPVTMTRALAAAVIGGMVSFRRALLAGVALGLLQTHILRIHLGDPGLFDFVLFILVVAAIVVQTRGEGEGRASFAFVSKRRPVPAHLRSIWWVRHFVHLGPALLLVIGLVVPAVVDLPSRHRIYARIVAFALCALSVTVITGWSGQVSLAQMAFAGFGALLAAAFSRGFHVGVGWGEDWQWFAVTLPDMPFLLAVFVASVVTAGIAAVVGLGSLRVRGLLLAVSTFAFALAAQVYLFRRDVLDDGEGSSVEFERGKVGWWELATERDYYYFCLAALVVVLVVVARLRRSGIGRAIIAVRDNEDNASAYSVSPVRMKLMAFALAGGIAGFGGALLGGLVENVPLANQFFTLDDSLNVVSMVVIGGLGTLLGPVIGSTWIIGLPSFWPENELVPLFTSSIGLLILILYFPAGLVHAGYVARDALVEWVGRRHPPPAPVPASTSRPVMLSERAHVEPEGDVALRAIDIDVKFGGIIAVDQVDFEARHGEVVGLIGTNGAGKSTLMNAIGGYVPSTGTVLINGRDVTSLPAHTRTRAGLGRTFQAADLFPELTVRETVLVALEARERTGLVSTSLFLPVALRRDRRKRRQAAELIDFLGLGRYADTFINELSTGTRRIVELAGLLALDAHVLCLDEPTAGLAQRETEAFGPLLMSIRRELNATMIVIEHDMGLIMSMSDRVYCLEDGRVIAEGVPDEVRRDPAVIASYLGTDRRAIDRSDLG; this comes from the coding sequence ATGGTCGTCGGCATGGTGGGCATCGTCGCCGACGTCCCGGTCTGGGACTGGCTGTGGGCCTGGTGGGTGGATCGCAGTTCGTGGCAGCTGATGTTCAACGGCGTGGTCACCGGCCTCGTCTACGGGTTGATCGCCATGGGCGTCGTGCTGATCTACCGCTCGACCCGGGTCATCAATCTGGCCGTCGGCAACATGGGTCTTCCGGCGATGGGCCTGATGGCCATCATGGTCGTCAACTACAACTTCCCGTACTGGATCGCCCTCGTGGTCGCCCTGGCCGTCGGCACCGTGGGCGGCGGATTGCTCGAACTCGCGGTCGTCCGGCGCCTCTTCGACGCTCCCCGGGTGATCGTGCTCGTCGCCACGATCGGGATCGCGCAGCTGATGCAGGCGATCCTGTTCGCGCTTCCCGCCGCGACCCCGGAGAGCGGTGAGGGGTTTCCCGTGCCGTTGGGTTCGCAGTGGGAACCGCTGTGGGGAGTCGAGGTCGAGGGGGCGGACCTCACGATCCTCGTGATGGTGCCGGTTCTCGCGGTGGGGCTGTCGGTCTTCCTCAACCGCACCGTCTTCGGGCAGACCGTGCAGGCGTCGGCCACCAACCCGGACCTCGCCCGGCTCCAGGGGATCAATCCACGGACCGTGTCGCTGTTCGTGTGGACCGTGGCGGGGTTTCTCGCCGCAGCGGCGATGATCATGCTGGCCGGGCGACGCGGAGAGGCGACCGGCATCCAGAACCTCGGGCCGGTGACGATGACACGAGCGCTCGCCGCGGCGGTCATCGGCGGCATGGTCTCGTTCCGGAGAGCGCTCCTCGCCGGCGTCGCGCTCGGCCTGCTCCAGACCCACATCCTGCGGATCCACCTCGGTGACCCGGGCCTGTTCGACTTCGTGCTCTTCATCCTGGTCGTGGCTGCCATCGTGGTGCAGACCCGCGGTGAGGGTGAAGGACGCGCGTCGTTCGCCTTCGTCTCCAAACGGCGACCGGTGCCGGCTCACCTGCGATCGATCTGGTGGGTGCGACACTTCGTCCATCTCGGCCCGGCCCTTCTGCTCGTGATCGGTCTCGTCGTTCCCGCGGTCGTCGATCTGCCGTCGCGCCACCGCATCTACGCCCGGATCGTCGCCTTCGCGTTGTGCGCGCTGTCCGTCACGGTGATCACCGGCTGGTCCGGGCAGGTGTCGCTGGCCCAGATGGCCTTCGCCGGTTTCGGTGCGCTCCTGGCTGCGGCGTTCTCCCGCGGGTTCCATGTCGGTGTCGGATGGGGTGAGGACTGGCAGTGGTTCGCGGTCACGTTGCCCGACATGCCCTTCCTGCTCGCGGTCTTCGTCGCCTCTGTCGTGACGGCGGGTATCGCCGCGGTCGTCGGTCTCGGGTCGTTGCGCGTGCGCGGCCTGCTCCTCGCGGTGAGCACCTTCGCGTTCGCGTTGGCGGCGCAGGTCTATCTGTTCCGCCGCGACGTGCTCGACGACGGCGAGGGTTCTTCGGTCGAGTTCGAGCGGGGAAAGGTCGGCTGGTGGGAGCTCGCGACCGAACGCGACTACTACTACTTCTGCCTCGCGGCCCTCGTCGTCGTCCTGGTCGTCGTGGCCCGGCTGCGTCGCTCGGGAATCGGACGGGCGATCATCGCCGTGCGCGACAACGAGGACAATGCCAGCGCCTACTCCGTGTCGCCCGTTCGGATGAAGCTGATGGCGTTCGCCCTTGCCGGCGGCATCGCCGGCTTCGGCGGCGCGCTGCTGGGCGGCCTCGTGGAGAACGTGCCGCTCGCCAACCAGTTCTTCACCCTCGACGATTCGCTCAATGTCGTGTCGATGGTCGTCATCGGAGGCCTCGGCACCCTGTTGGGACCGGTGATCGGCTCGACGTGGATCATCGGCCTGCCGTCGTTCTGGCCGGAGAACGAGCTCGTGCCGCTCTTCACGTCGAGCATCGGGCTGTTGATCCTGATCCTCTACTTCCCTGCCGGCCTCGTGCACGCCGGGTACGTCGCCCGAGATGCCCTCGTCGAGTGGGTGGGGCGCCGTCATCCGCCGCCGGCCCCGGTCCCGGCGAGCACGTCCCGTCCTGTCATGCTCTCCGAGCGTGCCCATGTCGAACCGGAGGGCGACGTCGCGCTTCGAGCGATCGACATCGACGTGAAATTCGGTGGCATCATCGCCGTCGATCAGGTCGATTTCGAAGCGCGACACGGCGAGGTCGTCGGGTTGATCGGTACCAACGGTGCCGGGAAGTCGACGCTCATGAACGCGATCGGGGGCTACGTGCCGTCGACGGGGACCGTGCTCATCAACGGCCGTGACGTGACCTCGCTGCCGGCACACACGCGGACCCGGGCAGGTCTCGGTCGCACGTTCCAGGCTGCCGATCTCTTCCCGGAGCTGACCGTGCGCGAGACGGTGCTGGTCGCGCTGGAAGCGCGCGAGCGCACGGGTCTCGTCTCGACGTCCCTCTTCCTTCCCGTCGCGCTCCGTCGTGACCGGCGCAAGCGGCGACAGGCGGCCGAGCTGATCGACTTCCTCGGGCTCGGCCGCTATGCCGACACCTTCATCAACGAACTGTCCACGGGCACTCGTCGGATCGTCGAACTCGCCGGCCTCCTCGCGCTCGATGCCCATGTTCTTTGTCTCGATGAGCCCACGGCAGGCCTCGCGCAGCGAGAGACCGAGGCGTTCGGCCCGCTCCTCATGTCGATCCGGCGGGAACTGAACGCGACGATGATCGTGATCGAACACGACATGGGGTTGATCATGTCGATGTCCGACCGCGTGTACTGCCTCGAGGACGGTCGGGTCATCGCCGAGGGCGTGCCCGACGAGGTCCGGCGCGATCCGGCGGTGATCGCCAGCTATCTGGGCACCGACCGCCGGGCCATCGACCGCAGCGACCTCGGCTGA
- a CDS encoding acyl-CoA dehydrogenase family protein, producing MAASPESSITLELPGDDDPRRQELRAWFAANPDPTPTQLRDRGLVVPHWPEPWGLDAEPVHQLIIEEEMKRAGAKKPINPIGTGHCGPVIIVHGTPAQQERYLPPMLTGEEMWCQLFSEPGAGSDLANLSTRAVRDGDEYIVNGQKIWTSLADVAKFGILIARTDTEVSKHTGISYFIVDMATPGIEVRPIVNMSGGGLFNEVFFDEVRIPADNLIGEEHNGWAMAKQTLANERVSLSQGGLRWGHGPTVRDLVDAVRARGGIERGARKERLLSAYIEGEILRYHRLALVAAKLNKKPGPDASLRKALADPHGKTVYELAVDLEGAAGMLAEGYEDGTWSQWNDGFLFSPALTVGGGTSEVLRNVIAERLLGLPHDIDVEQGMTWSEAQRTPK from the coding sequence ATGGCTGCCAGTCCGGAATCATCGATCACCCTCGAACTGCCGGGTGACGACGATCCTCGCCGCCAGGAACTCCGGGCGTGGTTCGCCGCCAATCCCGACCCCACACCGACCCAACTTCGCGACCGGGGCCTCGTCGTCCCGCACTGGCCCGAACCATGGGGGCTCGACGCCGAGCCGGTGCACCAGCTCATCATCGAAGAGGAGATGAAGCGGGCGGGGGCGAAGAAGCCGATCAACCCGATCGGTACCGGACACTGCGGACCGGTGATCATCGTCCACGGTACGCCGGCCCAACAGGAGCGCTACCTCCCACCGATGCTCACCGGGGAGGAGATGTGGTGTCAGCTCTTCAGTGAGCCCGGCGCCGGGTCGGACCTCGCCAACCTCTCGACCCGGGCCGTGCGCGACGGCGACGAGTACATCGTGAACGGTCAGAAGATCTGGACATCGCTCGCCGACGTCGCGAAGTTCGGCATCCTCATCGCCCGCACCGACACCGAGGTCTCGAAGCACACGGGCATCAGCTACTTCATCGTCGACATGGCCACGCCCGGCATCGAGGTGCGTCCGATCGTCAACATGAGTGGTGGCGGCCTCTTCAACGAAGTGTTCTTCGACGAGGTCAGGATTCCGGCCGACAACCTCATCGGCGAGGAGCACAACGGTTGGGCGATGGCCAAGCAGACGCTCGCCAACGAACGGGTGTCACTCAGCCAGGGTGGCCTGCGCTGGGGCCACGGCCCGACCGTGCGCGATCTCGTCGATGCCGTGCGCGCTCGCGGCGGGATCGAGCGTGGTGCACGCAAGGAGCGACTGCTCTCGGCCTACATCGAGGGCGAGATCCTCCGCTACCACCGGCTCGCGCTGGTGGCCGCGAAGCTCAACAAGAAGCCGGGGCCCGATGCGTCGCTGCGCAAGGCACTCGCCGACCCACACGGCAAGACCGTCTACGAGCTCGCCGTCGACCTCGAGGGCGCGGCCGGGATGCTCGCCGAGGGGTACGAGGACGGAACCTGGTCGCAGTGGAACGACGGGTTCTTGTTCTCGCCGGCGCTCACCGTCGGCGGCGGGACCAGCGAAGTGCTACGAAATGTGATCGCCGAGCGGTTGCTCGGGCTGCCCCACGACATCGATGTGGAGCAGGGAATGACGTGGAGCGAGGCGCAGAGAACACCGAAGTAG
- a CDS encoding acyl-CoA dehydrogenase family protein, whose product MSIRETVAQWARANWDPTMTVREWWQLLADERYSLPSLPEDAYGRGYSRQEENEVKLGLSDAGTLGPPGGIATMMAAPTIAAHGTPEQIERFVKPILEGIHSWCQLFSEPGAGSDLAGLQTKAERDGDEWIVNGQKVWTSLAAGTDFGMLLARTDPEQPKHSGITWFAFPMLQDGVDIRPLVEMTGQAFFNEVFMDDTRVPDANMIGDLNDGWRVGNTTLAFERGSLAGAGIELPFARAGSTSADLDQPAGGFGMRTEGGPRPQHDAAPTAVRFGRYARELGLDDAARRDARVRLHVREEVNRLLGQRARSGAVPAIGNLGKLAMSEIARMKREAGNQSIGALGMLTGDDAAAGPGNGEIQAATMHSPAPSIYGGTDQVQRNILGERFLGLPKEPGPAKTTPFKDLPKN is encoded by the coding sequence ATGAGTATCCGAGAGACCGTCGCCCAGTGGGCCCGCGCCAACTGGGACCCGACGATGACCGTGCGCGAGTGGTGGCAACTCCTCGCCGACGAGCGCTACTCGCTGCCGTCGCTTCCCGAAGACGCCTACGGGCGCGGCTATTCCCGACAGGAGGAGAACGAGGTCAAGCTGGGCCTGTCCGACGCCGGAACGCTCGGTCCGCCCGGCGGCATCGCCACGATGATGGCAGCACCGACGATCGCTGCCCACGGCACCCCCGAGCAGATCGAGCGCTTCGTGAAACCGATCCTCGAGGGCATCCACTCGTGGTGTCAGCTGTTCTCCGAACCCGGGGCCGGATCCGACCTGGCCGGTCTCCAGACGAAGGCCGAACGAGACGGCGACGAATGGATCGTCAACGGTCAGAAGGTGTGGACCAGTCTCGCTGCGGGCACCGATTTCGGGATGCTCCTCGCCCGCACGGATCCCGAACAACCCAAGCACAGCGGCATCACCTGGTTCGCCTTCCCGATGCTGCAGGACGGGGTCGACATCAGGCCCCTCGTGGAGATGACCGGCCAGGCGTTCTTCAACGAGGTGTTCATGGACGACACCCGGGTCCCCGATGCCAACATGATCGGCGACCTCAACGACGGCTGGCGGGTCGGGAACACCACGCTGGCCTTCGAGCGCGGCAGCCTCGCCGGCGCGGGGATCGAGCTGCCGTTCGCTCGGGCCGGATCGACGTCGGCCGACCTCGATCAGCCCGCTGGCGGGTTCGGCATGCGCACGGAAGGCGGCCCCCGTCCCCAGCACGACGCCGCACCGACCGCGGTGCGGTTCGGTCGCTATGCCCGCGAGCTCGGCCTCGACGACGCGGCCCGGCGGGACGCCCGAGTCCGCCTCCACGTCCGCGAGGAGGTCAACCGCCTCCTCGGCCAGCGAGCCCGATCCGGCGCCGTCCCCGCGATCGGCAACCTCGGCAAGCTCGCGATGAGCGAGATCGCCCGCATGAAACGCGAGGCGGGCAACCAGTCGATCGGCGCGCTCGGCATGCTCACGGGCGACGACGCGGCGGCCGGACCCGGCAACGGCGAGATCCAGGCCGCGACCATGCACTCCCCCGCCCCGTCGATCTACGGCGGCACGGATCAGGTCCAGCGCAACATCCTCGGCGAACGTTTCCTCGGCCTCCCCAAGGAGCCCGGCCCCGCCAAGACCACCCCCTTCAAGGACCTCCCCAAGAACTGA
- a CDS encoding MFS transporter — translation MAEGDEGSDDSTPHAAALAGMVLEEEASRRDAADTEELLFADDLLPGVGSEELSLKRGLAMGGGAATFVVLLILNSMDELQTSAFALLAPDIRDTFGVGDGVITFIGAISAAFVVLGAVPMGWLADRYRRGPVIGWSSIAFSVCVFLSGIVPNAFAFFWARFGVGIAKANTIPVHGSMLADAYPIGIRGRIGAITAIAGRGVAVLSPLLVGGITELANGPGEVDGWRWAYYILGVPVVFFAFAAFRLKEPARGRWEKEDVLGEAIAEDDPLPPSMDAAFSRLWQIRTLRGVIVGFSAMGFGIFTAPFLENLFLEEEFDLEALDRGIAKTAGGVFVMIALVFIGPRFDRLYRRDPSLVLRLVGALIFFSAFLMPVQYFMPNVASFVVLSIPREVMLFAAFAMVQPMLQSIVPYRLRGLGAALGTLYIFFTGAVGGGLLALFFADAWGPRATVLVLSVPTTLVGGALMMRAASFVKLDLSQVVQELREELEEADRRAADPANIPALQVNNLDFSYGKVQVLFDIGFEVAKGESLALLGTNGAGKSTVLRVVSGLGTPSRGVIRHHGRTITFSSPQVRSGLGIQQLPGGKGVFGDMTVQQNLVMGAYKYRADRADARRRIDRVTELFPALTGRERDLARNLSGGQQQMLALAITMLHEPDVLLIDELSLGLAPSVVQELLELIDRLREQGQTMIIVEQSINIALQISDRAIFLEKGQVRFEGSAAELLERDDIARAVFLGGEGG, via the coding sequence ATGGCCGAGGGGGACGAGGGAAGCGACGATTCGACGCCCCACGCGGCCGCGCTCGCCGGCATGGTGCTCGAGGAGGAGGCGTCTCGCCGAGACGCCGCGGACACCGAGGAGTTGCTCTTCGCGGATGACCTCCTCCCCGGCGTCGGCAGCGAGGAGCTGAGCCTCAAACGGGGTCTGGCCATGGGAGGTGGCGCGGCGACGTTCGTCGTGCTGTTGATCCTCAACTCGATGGACGAGTTGCAGACCTCCGCATTCGCCCTGTTGGCCCCGGACATTCGTGACACCTTCGGGGTCGGCGACGGCGTGATCACCTTCATCGGGGCGATCTCGGCGGCGTTCGTGGTGCTCGGTGCGGTCCCGATGGGCTGGTTGGCGGATCGCTACCGGCGAGGACCGGTGATCGGTTGGTCGAGCATCGCCTTCAGTGTCTGTGTCTTCCTGAGCGGCATCGTGCCCAACGCCTTCGCGTTCTTCTGGGCCCGATTCGGTGTCGGCATCGCCAAGGCCAACACCATCCCGGTGCACGGATCCATGCTCGCCGATGCCTACCCGATCGGGATCCGGGGCCGGATCGGCGCCATCACGGCCATCGCCGGGCGCGGCGTCGCGGTGCTCAGTCCGCTGCTGGTGGGCGGGATCACCGAGCTCGCGAACGGCCCGGGTGAGGTCGACGGTTGGCGCTGGGCGTATTACATCCTCGGCGTGCCGGTGGTGTTCTTCGCCTTCGCCGCCTTCCGTTTGAAGGAACCGGCGAGGGGCCGGTGGGAGAAGGAGGACGTGCTCGGCGAAGCGATCGCCGAAGACGATCCGTTGCCGCCGAGCATGGACGCAGCCTTCTCCCGTTTGTGGCAGATCCGCACCCTGCGCGGCGTGATCGTCGGCTTCAGCGCCATGGGTTTCGGCATCTTCACTGCGCCGTTCCTCGAGAATCTCTTCCTCGAGGAGGAGTTCGACCTCGAGGCGCTCGACCGAGGCATCGCGAAGACCGCGGGCGGCGTGTTCGTGATGATCGCCCTCGTCTTCATCGGGCCGAGGTTCGACCGGCTCTACCGTCGCGACCCGAGCCTCGTGCTGCGGTTGGTCGGCGCACTGATCTTCTTCTCCGCCTTCCTCATGCCCGTCCAGTACTTCATGCCGAACGTTGCGTCGTTCGTTGTTCTGTCGATCCCGCGCGAGGTGATGCTGTTCGCCGCCTTCGCGATGGTGCAGCCGATGCTCCAGTCGATCGTGCCCTATCGGCTCCGCGGGCTCGGTGCCGCCCTCGGCACGCTCTACATCTTCTTCACGGGCGCCGTGGGCGGAGGCCTGCTCGCGCTCTTCTTCGCAGACGCGTGGGGACCTCGTGCCACGGTGTTGGTGTTGAGCGTGCCGACGACCCTCGTCGGTGGCGCGCTGATGATGCGGGCGGCGTCGTTCGTCAAGCTCGACCTCTCCCAGGTCGTGCAGGAGTTGCGCGAGGAGTTGGAGGAGGCCGACCGGCGTGCCGCAGACCCCGCCAACATTCCTGCGCTCCAGGTCAACAATCTCGACTTCAGCTACGGCAAGGTCCAGGTCCTGTTCGACATCGGTTTCGAGGTCGCCAAGGGCGAGTCGCTGGCGTTGCTCGGTACGAACGGGGCGGGCAAGTCGACCGTCCTGCGGGTCGTCAGCGGACTCGGCACGCCGTCGCGGGGGGTGATCCGCCATCACGGCCGCACCATCACGTTCAGCTCACCCCAGGTGCGCAGTGGGCTCGGAATCCAGCAGCTCCCCGGTGGCAAGGGGGTCTTCGGGGACATGACGGTGCAGCAGAACCTCGTCATGGGCGCCTACAAGTACCGCGCCGACCGGGCCGACGCGCGTCGGCGAATCGACCGGGTCACCGAACTCTTCCCCGCGCTGACGGGCCGGGAGCGCGATCTCGCACGCAACCTGTCCGGTGGTCAGCAGCAGATGCTCGCGCTCGCGATCACGATGCTCCACGAGCCCGACGTGTTGCTGATCGACGAGCTCTCGCTGGGGCTCGCGCCCTCGGTCGTGCAGGAACTGCTCGAGCTGATCGACCGCCTGCGGGAGCAGGGACAGACGATGATCATCGTGGAGCAGTCGATCAACATCGCGCTGCAGATCAGTGACCGGGCGATCTTCCTCGAGAAGGGGCAGGTGCGGTTCGAGGGTTCGGCGGCCGAGCTTCTCGAACGCGACGACATCGCCCGTGCGGTGTTCCTCGGTGGGGAGGGCGGCTGA
- a CDS encoding amidohydrolase family protein, which translates to MTATDAATDHYTVISADTHAGGSHAAYREYLSEEFRAEFDEWRGEYKNPYKDLGDNRRLRNWDNEMRNTAQLDDEGVVGEVVFPNTVPPFFPSFVLFAQPPTAEQYRQRRAGIQAHNRWLKDFCDEYPERRAGVGQIFLNDVDDAIEDLTWIKENGLRGGVLLPNIAPDVKWVKPLYDPYYEPLWDAIEDLDVPVNCHSGTGNPDYGKYPISMLLYINEVGFYTQRPLVHMILGAVFERHPRMKFVLTEIGASWIPPLLEQLDDTISRIRDTGETGEIKYDRGVLPSMLATEQWAQCGYVGVSGPSAADIDARYDVGIDRFMWGSDYPHDEGTHPNTKEHLRRRFAGLDHYECVKMLSGNAAKLYDFDLDKLAPLAQQYGLTREELHTPVAGPDEADYIGIGEDMDTDAL; encoded by the coding sequence ATGACCGCCACCGACGCAGCGACCGACCACTACACCGTCATCTCCGCCGACACGCACGCAGGGGGAAGCCACGCCGCCTATCGCGAGTACCTGAGCGAGGAGTTCCGCGCCGAGTTCGACGAGTGGCGCGGCGAATACAAGAACCCCTACAAGGACCTGGGCGACAACCGTCGACTGCGCAACTGGGACAACGAGATGCGCAACACGGCGCAGCTCGACGACGAGGGCGTGGTCGGCGAGGTCGTGTTCCCCAACACGGTGCCGCCCTTCTTCCCCAGCTTCGTGCTGTTCGCCCAGCCCCCCACCGCCGAGCAGTACCGCCAGCGCCGCGCCGGCATCCAGGCCCACAACCGCTGGCTCAAGGACTTCTGCGACGAGTACCCCGAGCGCCGTGCCGGTGTGGGTCAGATCTTCCTCAACGATGTCGACGACGCGATCGAGGACCTCACCTGGATCAAGGAGAACGGACTCCGGGGCGGCGTCCTGCTGCCCAACATCGCCCCCGACGTGAAGTGGGTGAAGCCGCTCTACGACCCCTACTACGAGCCGCTCTGGGACGCGATCGAGGATCTCGACGTGCCGGTCAACTGCCATTCCGGCACCGGCAATCCCGACTACGGCAAGTACCCGATCTCGATGCTGCTCTACATCAACGAGGTCGGCTTCTACACGCAGCGTCCGCTGGTCCACATGATCCTCGGTGCCGTGTTCGAGCGTCATCCGAGGATGAAGTTCGTCCTCACCGAGATCGGCGCTTCGTGGATTCCGCCGCTGCTCGAGCAGCTCGACGACACGATCTCGCGTATCCGCGACACCGGCGAGACCGGCGAGATCAAGTACGACCGCGGTGTCCTCCCCTCGATGCTGGCGACCGAGCAGTGGGCCCAGTGCGGCTACGTGGGCGTCTCCGGTCCGAGCGCGGCCGACATCGACGCCCGCTACGACGTCGGCATCGACCGCTTCATGTGGGGCAGCGACTACCCCCACGACGAGGGCACCCATCCGAACACCAAGGAGCACCTGCGCCGCCGTTTCGCCGGCCTCGACCACTACGAATGCGTGAAGATGCTGTCGGGCAACGCGGCGAAGCTCTACGACTTCGACCTCGACAAGCTCGCCCCGCTGGCCCAGCAGTACGGCCTGACCCGCGAGGAACTCCACACGCCGGTCGCCGGCCCCGACGAAGCCGACTACATCGGCATCGGCGAAGACATGGACACCGACGCGCTCTAG